One Proteinivorax tanatarense DNA segment encodes these proteins:
- a CDS encoding DMT family transporter, whose translation MKSVSICLVMLAAVCWGVSGGIADILMSKGWDPIVISLCRGLFGFICFFTWFLFRFRETWIFSTRLYIWSLLAGVGIAGNFTFYFLSIQESSIAVAATLMYTAPVFVLLISFLLLIERSTWFKWGCIFGVLIGIILLTGVYNADSISVSFMGVASGLASALFYALFIFGFKNACSIGKPQITLTIAFFSLSVILFLAADNNEVAAVVRSNDIGLFLLLGIVGAGISFILYVVGLRGTAPSTASIVAMVEPVTAALFGVLLIGDELAITQFLGMSIILVTITLLSVKQSD comes from the coding sequence ATGAAGTCTGTAAGTATATGCTTAGTTATGCTAGCCGCTGTTTGTTGGGGAGTTAGTGGGGGAATTGCCGATATTTTAATGAGCAAGGGCTGGGATCCTATTGTAATTTCGCTTTGTCGAGGACTTTTTGGATTTATATGTTTTTTTACGTGGTTTCTCTTTCGTTTTAGAGAAACCTGGATTTTTTCTACTCGTTTATATATTTGGTCTTTATTGGCCGGTGTTGGAATTGCAGGTAATTTTACTTTTTATTTTTTAAGTATCCAAGAATCTAGTATTGCTGTTGCTGCTACCTTAATGTACACTGCGCCTGTGTTCGTCCTTTTAATTTCTTTTTTACTACTAATAGAACGTTCAACTTGGTTTAAATGGGGGTGCATTTTTGGTGTACTTATAGGGATTATCCTACTTACAGGTGTTTATAACGCCGATTCGATTTCAGTGAGCTTTATGGGGGTTGCATCAGGGCTTGCTTCCGCCCTGTTCTATGCACTGTTTATATTCGGATTTAAAAATGCCTGCTCTATCGGAAAGCCACAGATTACTTTAACCATCGCATTTTTTTCACTTAGCGTTATTCTTTTTCTTGCTGCTGACAATAATGAAGTAGCTGCTGTGGTAAGGTCAAACGACATAGGATTATTTCTTCTATTAGGGATTGTGGGTGCTGGAATTTCATTTATACTTTATGTGGTTGGCCTTCGTGGAACGGCACCATCAACTGCTTCAATAGTGGCTATGGTAGAGCCGGTGACAGCAGCTTTATTCGGAGTTTTACTTATTGGAGATGAATTGGCCATAACTCAGTTTCTTGGAATGTCAATCATCTTGGTTACGATTACCTTGCTTAGTGTAAAGCAATCTGACTGA
- a CDS encoding DUF5694 domain-containing protein — MLNKNNKPVILILGSYHMNNPNQDLFNVKADDVFSSKRQVQIRECINLLKKFSPTKIALEVPADKQDELNSRFKEYLNNSYKLGRSEGEQLGFRIASELGHKHIYGIDWNEGEGDGRFIEYAKVHQKDIYDKIINHGKAVTKKIDDLLAGGTIKSALVYLNNEKNLALDHRIYLQICKIGHRKEYLGVDWVKGWYERNLKIYTNLTRIVTSDRDRVLIIYGYGHVPLLKQFAIDCGYFDVKSLQDYLD, encoded by the coding sequence ATGCTAAACAAAAACAACAAACCAGTAATACTTATATTAGGGAGCTATCATATGAATAACCCTAATCAGGATTTGTTTAATGTTAAGGCAGATGATGTTTTCAGCTCAAAGCGACAGGTACAAATCAGAGAGTGTATAAATTTATTAAAAAAATTTTCCCCCACTAAAATAGCTTTGGAAGTGCCTGCTGATAAACAAGATGAGTTAAATAGCAGGTTTAAAGAGTACTTAAACAACAGTTATAAACTGGGCAGAAGTGAAGGTGAACAATTGGGGTTTAGGATTGCTTCTGAATTAGGGCATAAGCATATTTATGGAATTGACTGGAATGAGGGGGAAGGAGACGGTAGATTCATTGAGTATGCAAAAGTACACCAAAAAGATATCTACGATAAAATAATTAATCATGGGAAGGCTGTAACTAAAAAAATAGATGACTTGCTTGCTGGGGGAACTATAAAATCCGCGTTAGTTTACCTAAATAATGAAAAAAACCTTGCTTTGGATCACCGTATATATCTACAAATATGTAAAATTGGGCACAGAAAAGAGTACTTAGGGGTCGACTGGGTGAAAGGCTGGTATGAAAGAAATTTAAAGATTTATACTAACCTTACAAGGATTGTTACTTCGGATCGAGATAGGGTTTTGATCATTTACGGTTATGGTCATGTACCTCTACTAAAGCAGTTTGCCATAGACTGTGGATATTTTGATGTTAAAAGCTTGCAGGATTATCTTGACTAG
- a CDS encoding nitroreductase family protein, with amino-acid sequence MINSELYPVIFKRKSIRKFVKEPLEQSVMEELKYQISKLEPLFENIKTDVAILGEGEVGGIFSIKAPHYIAIYSEEKEGHLLNAGYLLQQLDLFLSKEGVGTLWLGMGKPQETLNARNGLKYVITLVFGKANEEIHRNSASEYKRKELNEISSIDGAEKLIEAVRLAPSSTNNQPWYIEGTENKMAIYCKKLSLVKNTFFPLMKKFLPIDMGIALCHLKIAAANFDKEIDFKKENKSSNKNYEYIITAYTKQIDG; translated from the coding sequence ATGATTAATTCAGAACTTTATCCGGTAATATTTAAAAGGAAATCTATACGGAAATTTGTTAAAGAGCCATTAGAACAATCTGTTATGGAAGAATTAAAATATCAGATTAGTAAACTAGAGCCTTTGTTTGAAAATATTAAAACTGATGTTGCTATATTAGGAGAAGGTGAAGTAGGAGGTATTTTTTCTATCAAAGCTCCACACTATATAGCAATTTATTCTGAAGAAAAAGAAGGTCATTTATTAAATGCTGGTTATCTTTTACAACAACTTGACTTGTTTTTATCGAAAGAAGGAGTAGGGACATTATGGTTGGGAATGGGAAAACCTCAAGAAACTCTTAATGCTAGAAACGGTTTAAAATATGTAATTACATTAGTTTTTGGTAAAGCAAATGAAGAAATTCATAGAAATAGCGCTTCAGAGTATAAGAGAAAAGAATTAAATGAAATATCTTCAATTGATGGTGCTGAAAAATTAATAGAAGCAGTAAGGTTAGCCCCATCTTCAACCAATAATCAACCATGGTATATAGAAGGAACAGAAAATAAAATGGCAATTTATTGTAAAAAATTGAGTTTGGTTAAGAACACTTTTTTCCCATTGATGAAAAAGTTTCTTCCAATAGATATGGGTATTGCTTTATGTCATTTAAAAATTGCTGCAGCTAATTTTGATAAAGAAATTGATTTTAAAAAAGAAAATAAGTCTTCAAATAAGAATTATGAGTATATAATTACTGCATATACAAAACAAATAGACGGTTAA
- a CDS encoding DUF3990 domain-containing protein gives MGKFLKHLRKDKWYHGTTLRNWKSICKAGIQTQHNTGMENDFGYGFYLTPKKQEAEKYIINQLDSSFSSPDMLPNTKEFRLSPEALIPVIIEFTFTPLKWYESGDYNFKILNNYDEEFADFVFYNRTENIEGEKQHNYDFMTY, from the coding sequence ATGGGAAAATTTTTAAAGCACTTAAGGAAAGATAAGTGGTATCATGGAACTACTTTGAGAAACTGGAAAAGTATTTGTAAAGCTGGAATACAGACTCAACATAATACTGGCATGGAAAATGATTTTGGATATGGTTTTTACTTGACCCCTAAAAAACAGGAGGCAGAAAAATATATTATAAATCAATTAGATTCTAGCTTTAGTTCCCCTGATATGTTGCCAAATACAAAAGAGTTTAGACTTTCACCAGAAGCTTTAATACCAGTGATAATTGAGTTTACTTTCACTCCGTTAAAATGGTATGAAAGTGGGGATTACAATTTTAAAATCCTCAATAATTACGACGAAGAGTTTGCAGACTTTGTTTTTTACAACAGAACAGAAAATATAGAAGGTGAAAAGCAGCATAATTATGATTTTATGACATATTAA
- a CDS encoding pentapeptide repeat-containing protein: MGRGKQKRKKKLEIRRASRKRMGKIVRFNLANAPTKFKGLVNSYAYQSNMHNLIFKGAYIENVNYRASIITDCNFKNAKLIGVDFICVNLKKTNFQNATFENVIFFGTNLKNADFKNVVFKNVTFINTNIKNAKNLCIDENVTILNSYPNFTLNEKLTEVLLQLSNDSKIFKYHTLHVNKNKINKWFLYILLKEFSQENLIRGFQALARRKDKRHFYTIYSLQRFLNIYLKVKV; the protein is encoded by the coding sequence ATGGGGAGAGGTAAGCAGAAAAGGAAAAAGAAGTTAGAGATACGAAGAGCTTCAAGAAAAAGAATGGGTAAAATTGTTAGGTTTAATTTAGCGAATGCACCTACAAAGTTTAAGGGTTTAGTAAATAGTTATGCATATCAATCAAATATGCATAACTTAATTTTTAAAGGGGCATATATTGAAAATGTTAACTATAGGGCTTCAATAATAACTGATTGTAATTTTAAAAATGCAAAACTTATAGGTGTGGATTTTATATGTGTTAACTTGAAAAAGACTAATTTTCAAAATGCTACTTTTGAAAATGTAATTTTCTTTGGAACAAATTTAAAAAATGCGGATTTTAAAAATGTAGTTTTTAAGAATGTTACTTTTATTAACACTAACATTAAAAATGCTAAGAACCTTTGTATAGACGAGAATGTAACTATTTTAAATAGTTATCCAAATTTTACATTAAACGAAAAATTAACAGAAGTTTTATTACAACTTTCTAATGACTCTAAAATATTTAAATACCATACGCTTCATGTAAATAAAAATAAAATAAATAAATGGTTTTTATACATACTATTAAAAGAATTCAGTCAAGAAAACTTAATAAGAGGTTTTCAAGCATTAGCAAGGAGAAAAGACAAGAGACATTTTTATACAATTTATAGTCTGCAACGCTTTCTAAATATATACTTAAAAGTAAAAGTATGA
- the rlmH gene encoding 23S rRNA (pseudouridine(1915)-N(3))-methyltransferase RlmH yields MKIDIITVGKLKEKYFVEAVKEYQKRLSAFCKLNIIEVPDKAAPQQSSQKEQEEIKNNEGEKILTKINPQSYVIALEIKGEMLSSEKLAKKLDQLAVTGSSYITFIIGGSLGLSQQVLKKAQLKLSFSPMTFPHQLMRVILLEQVYRAFKINKGEPYHK; encoded by the coding sequence ATGAAAATAGATATAATTACTGTCGGCAAACTAAAGGAAAAGTATTTTGTGGAAGCGGTAAAAGAATACCAAAAAAGGCTGTCTGCGTTTTGTAAACTTAACATTATAGAAGTTCCAGATAAAGCTGCTCCACAACAAAGCTCGCAAAAAGAGCAGGAGGAGATAAAAAATAACGAAGGGGAGAAAATTTTAACCAAAATAAATCCCCAAAGCTATGTTATTGCTCTGGAAATAAAGGGGGAAATGCTTTCCTCAGAAAAGTTGGCCAAAAAGCTAGACCAGTTAGCGGTAACAGGGAGTAGCTATATAACTTTTATAATAGGTGGTTCGCTGGGGCTAAGCCAACAAGTACTAAAAAAAGCTCAGCTAAAGCTGAGCTTTTCACCCATGACATTCCCACATCAACTGATGCGGGTAATTTTACTTGAGCAGGTTTATCGGGCGTTTAAGATTAATAAAGGAGAACCTTATCACAAGTGA
- a CDS encoding CxxH/CxxC protein, with amino-acid sequence MYVVCKDHLYEAIDDFVDVYEMPPDLYRLGEVTFTDWSQPSYCDMCSNPPVYLVV; translated from the coding sequence ATGTATGTAGTATGTAAAGATCACTTATATGAAGCAATAGATGATTTTGTAGATGTTTATGAGATGCCCCCGGATCTCTATCGGTTAGGAGAGGTGACTTTTACAGATTGGTCGCAACCAAGTTATTGTGATATGTGCTCCAATCCACCGGTGTATTTGGTGGTGTAA
- a CDS encoding S1C family serine protease, with protein sequence MEHFEYYYKPKRTGWIILIVVAIIAGLLGGIMGAYFASPQATPHDSNGEESQGTIPEPTKPEHDFSWEPYEYQKTPIVEAVQRVSPSVVGISTFVSRRDIFQGTDELVQRGVGSGAIVDESGYIITNHHVIEDADTIMVTLDTGEELEAEVVGSDPGTDISVLKVDKNGLPTVTFADSDKLMAGETTIAIGNPTGLDLQQSVAVGVVSATDRALEVYDWVFSLVQTDAAINPGNSGGPLLNAAGEVIGINSVKISDAEGLGFAIPSNTVRNVTNEIIENGQVRRPIVGIAINEISHIHARQYDLPVEYGLYVVEVAADSPADQAGIQENDIITEVNGEKITTLRDFRRSISAQEVGEEVELTLYRGEDQHTIEVTLEEYQTEE encoded by the coding sequence ATGGAACACTTTGAGTACTATTATAAACCTAAAAGAACTGGGTGGATAATACTTATAGTTGTGGCGATAATCGCTGGCTTGCTAGGTGGTATAATGGGAGCTTACTTTGCATCGCCTCAAGCCACTCCACATGACTCTAACGGTGAAGAGAGCCAAGGAACTATACCAGAACCTACTAAACCAGAACATGATTTTTCTTGGGAACCATACGAATATCAAAAAACCCCTATTGTCGAAGCGGTTCAAAGGGTTAGCCCTTCTGTTGTAGGAATTTCTACCTTTGTGTCAAGAAGGGATATATTCCAGGGAACTGATGAACTAGTGCAACGTGGGGTAGGCAGTGGTGCCATAGTAGATGAATCAGGTTACATTATAACAAACCACCATGTAATAGAAGATGCTGATACTATTATGGTTACGTTAGATACAGGGGAGGAATTAGAAGCAGAAGTGGTTGGTTCTGATCCTGGTACAGATATATCTGTGTTAAAAGTAGATAAAAACGGTTTGCCTACTGTTACCTTTGCAGACTCAGATAAACTTATGGCAGGAGAAACAACAATTGCTATAGGCAATCCAACAGGGTTAGATTTACAGCAGTCAGTAGCTGTAGGAGTTGTTAGTGCTACTGATAGAGCCCTTGAAGTATATGATTGGGTTTTTTCTTTGGTACAAACAGACGCAGCGATAAACCCCGGAAATAGTGGAGGTCCGCTACTAAATGCTGCTGGTGAAGTTATTGGAATAAATAGCGTTAAAATTTCTGATGCTGAAGGACTTGGGTTCGCCATTCCGAGCAATACTGTAAGAAATGTAACAAATGAAATTATAGAAAACGGTCAGGTAAGAAGGCCTATAGTGGGGATTGCAATTAACGAAATATCACATATTCATGCACGACAATATGATCTCCCGGTAGAATATGGCCTTTATGTTGTGGAAGTTGCAGCAGATAGTCCAGCAGACCAAGCGGGTATCCAGGAAAATGATATTATTACAGAGGTTAATGGAGAAAAAATTACAACTCTTAGAGATTTTAGAAGAAGCATAAGCGCACAAGAAGTCGGCGAAGAAGTAGAATTAACTCTTTATAGAGGTGAAGACCAGCATACCATTGAAGTAACTTTGGAGGAATATCAAACAGAAGAATAA
- a CDS encoding MBL fold metallo-hydrolase, giving the protein MELFTVGSGSSGNCTCFRYKNTQFIIDAGLSGKKIQQGLAEFQVDPKQLEGILVSHEHNDHILGVGVLARRFNLPIYITEKTFQSCKEKLGKLENNQVNFFQPKDKFSLGDVKIEPFSTYHDAVEPVGFNIYSNSNKTSVLTDTGMVDEKMMEYIYDCNTVIMESNHDEKMVEASRYPWSLKKRILGDKGHLSNKAAGNILIKLLKGNTKKVLLGHLSQENNFPQLAQITVENILKEKREQINDNYTLEVLPRGRVSPIYR; this is encoded by the coding sequence ATGGAACTTTTTACGGTGGGAAGTGGAAGTAGTGGAAACTGTACCTGCTTTAGATACAAAAATACTCAATTTATAATAGATGCTGGATTAAGCGGAAAAAAAATTCAACAAGGCTTGGCTGAGTTTCAAGTAGATCCAAAACAACTGGAAGGAATATTAGTAAGTCATGAGCATAACGACCACATTCTGGGAGTAGGGGTGTTAGCCCGAAGGTTTAATTTGCCGATATATATAACAGAAAAAACCTTTCAAAGTTGCAAAGAAAAGTTAGGGAAATTGGAGAATAATCAAGTTAATTTTTTCCAACCCAAAGATAAATTTTCTTTAGGAGATGTAAAGATAGAACCATTTTCCACTTATCATGATGCTGTAGAACCGGTGGGGTTTAATATTTACTCTAACAGTAATAAAACTAGTGTTTTAACAGATACCGGCATGGTAGATGAAAAAATGATGGAATATATTTATGATTGCAATACCGTTATAATGGAATCCAATCACGATGAAAAAATGGTGGAAGCTAGCCGCTATCCATGGTCATTGAAAAAAAGAATATTAGGGGATAAGGGTCATTTATCTAATAAAGCTGCAGGAAATATTCTTATTAAGTTGCTTAAGGGTAATACTAAAAAAGTGTTACTGGGGCATCTTAGCCAAGAAAATAATTTTCCACAGCTTGCTCAAATCACTGTAGAGAATATTTTAAAGGAGAAAAGAGAGCAAATTAATGATAATTATACTTTAGAAGTGTTACCTAGGGGGCGAGTGTCTCCTATATATAGATAG
- a CDS encoding UDP-N-acetylglucosamine 1-carboxyvinyltransferase — protein sequence MEKLLVRGGNKLVGEVKISGAKNAAVAILPATLIAGEPCTIENLPDISDVKILIEMLEELGAKVVVHDANTITVDPREANSFHAPHGLVKKFRASYYLMGAFLSRFKKAKVALPGGCKIGPRPIDQHLKGFEALGAQVNVDSGEVELNSAKICGGHVYMDIVSVGATINTMLAAACCTNLTVIENVAKEPEVVDVANFLSALGVSVRGAGTDIIRIEGKEKLGGCVHSVIPDRIEAGTYMVAAAATRGDVTITDVIPKHLDPITAKLRESGATVEEGDDFVRVRCNGNVIKGTDIKTFPYPGYPTDLQQPMMSYLTCIEGTATVTENIFENRFQHVDELIRMGADIYVEGRMAVVKGVETLKGAEVKATDLRAGSALIIAGMMAEGKTKISGVEHVKRGYENIDQKLNSLGADIKFIKE from the coding sequence GTGGAAAAATTGCTGGTGAGGGGCGGAAATAAATTAGTTGGAGAAGTAAAGATTAGCGGTGCTAAAAATGCAGCCGTTGCTATATTACCTGCTACGTTAATTGCAGGAGAACCTTGTACAATAGAAAATTTACCGGATATTAGTGATGTAAAAATATTGATTGAAATGCTTGAAGAGCTTGGCGCCAAGGTAGTGGTGCACGATGCAAACACAATAACTGTTGATCCTAGAGAAGCGAATAGTTTTCATGCACCCCATGGGTTAGTAAAAAAGTTTAGAGCTTCTTATTACCTGATGGGAGCGTTTTTGTCTAGGTTTAAAAAAGCTAAAGTAGCACTTCCTGGTGGGTGTAAAATTGGCCCTAGGCCGATCGATCAACATTTAAAGGGATTTGAAGCTTTAGGTGCACAAGTTAATGTGGATTCTGGTGAAGTAGAACTGAACTCTGCGAAAATATGCGGCGGTCATGTGTATATGGATATTGTATCAGTAGGAGCTACAATAAACACTATGCTTGCTGCTGCATGCTGCACAAACTTAACAGTCATTGAAAACGTTGCAAAAGAACCAGAGGTAGTCGACGTTGCTAACTTTCTCTCAGCTTTAGGTGTTTCTGTTAGAGGAGCAGGCACAGATATTATCCGAATTGAGGGTAAAGAAAAGCTAGGAGGGTGTGTTCATAGCGTTATTCCCGATCGTATAGAAGCAGGAACGTATATGGTAGCAGCTGCTGCAACCAGAGGTGATGTAACTATAACTGATGTTATACCAAAACACTTAGATCCTATTACAGCAAAATTAAGAGAATCAGGTGCAACAGTGGAAGAAGGAGATGACTTTGTAAGGGTCCGTTGCAATGGAAATGTAATTAAAGGTACAGATATCAAAACATTTCCTTATCCAGGATATCCAACTGACCTTCAGCAACCTATGATGTCTTACCTTACCTGCATTGAAGGTACGGCAACAGTTACTGAAAATATATTTGAAAATCGCTTTCAACATGTAGATGAACTTATTAGAATGGGTGCAGATATATATGTTGAAGGTAGGATGGCGGTGGTAAAAGGAGTTGAAACTTTAAAAGGGGCAGAAGTTAAAGCTACTGACCTTCGAGCAGGCTCAGCTCTTATCATTGCAGGTATGATGGCAGAAGGAAAAACGAAAATCTCAGGGGTTGAACATGTCAAACGAGGCTATGAAAACATAGATCAAAAATTGAATTCGTTGGGGGCAGACATCAAATTTATCAAAGAATAA
- the yycI gene encoding two-component system regulatory protein YycI, whose translation MDWSKTKSIFIIVFLILNIFLLSQIAIHSPGSGFSITNEEIEKVKEFLSNLGVEVDTEIPENVEYKNFLDVRGESVNQSDIQQQFFSEEDDVQISNYSEQYIEFLSETGRVIKKENGRIVYEALGFRPTAGASFTEREAIKASEEFHKQGLNLPEDARLTSVKEINRNRYRIEYHQVFRRQRVDTSYITMIVGPSGVESYEKYWVEPIDYSGGEYLVIPSTGALIRLMDYIDVSEAVVNDITLSYYSAPISAGQWQVAPVWAIKLENIGTVFLNAYTGELEGIRKY comes from the coding sequence ATGGATTGGTCTAAGACTAAGTCCATTTTTATAATTGTGTTTTTGATCCTGAATATTTTCTTACTAAGTCAGATAGCCATCCATTCACCTGGCTCAGGATTTTCTATTACTAATGAAGAGATAGAAAAAGTTAAAGAGTTTTTGAGTAATTTAGGTGTTGAAGTTGATACAGAAATACCGGAAAACGTAGAATATAAGAATTTCCTTGATGTAAGAGGAGAGTCTGTTAATCAAAGTGATATACAACAACAGTTTTTTAGCGAAGAAGATGATGTACAAATAAGTAATTACTCAGAACAATATATTGAATTTCTAAGTGAAACAGGAAGAGTAATAAAGAAGGAAAATGGTAGAATAGTATATGAAGCACTAGGATTTCGTCCTACTGCTGGAGCATCATTCACTGAAAGAGAAGCAATTAAAGCATCTGAAGAGTTTCATAAGCAGGGTTTAAATCTACCAGAAGATGCTAGGCTTACTTCAGTAAAGGAAATTAATAGAAATAGATATAGAATTGAATATCATCAAGTATTCAGAAGGCAAAGAGTTGACACTTCTTATATTACAATGATTGTAGGTCCATCTGGGGTGGAAAGTTACGAAAAATATTGGGTTGAGCCCATAGATTATAGTGGTGGTGAGTATCTAGTAATTCCATCTACTGGTGCTTTAATAAGACTAATGGACTATATAGATGTAAGTGAAGCTGTTGTTAATGATATAACCTTATCATATTACAGTGCGCCTATAAGTGCTGGTCAATGGCAAGTAGCTCCTGTTTGGGCTATTAAACTAGAGAATATAGGAACGGTCTTCTTAAATGCTTATACAGGTGAGCTTGAAGGTATACGAAAATATTAA
- the yycH gene encoding two-component system activity regulator YycH yields MSREALKSYLLVLMVGLSLVLSGYLVLGTTNVYPPIETSFENVYVGRVPDMNDLIIPWQTVITSPEEDRFLTPNDSYYFLVQNLLDSLSFEGYRINWVMDKLELEELNKEGVFLNYGHGEDRVDINLASNSLDTDFLPYPEIHAIHFNAEDNRVTVFNYELNTMWSQRASFDVSYIEQLVDESIRQDTTVGSPLPLDRADGIVFVPTERQEMLELRVSTKETDSYALKKSFFPTLTAREIQEKDGSTIITDGISGLRIYPDNVYEYTSAKEVAGPVYLPADQNLENAVDFVAKHGGWPSRNSFLRRVNKIDPYYSQVSFEFSYYEYGYPIVAEQSSIEITLQGGEVTRYYRNTVSPINLKFDSVNRNIINYLFALNIAEKEEIGKVRKMYLAYYLESENNDALEPVWVIKGQNKNIYIQGYTGDIIEVAPAQGGDH; encoded by the coding sequence GTGAGTAGAGAGGCGTTGAAATCATACTTGCTAGTTTTGATGGTTGGACTTAGTTTAGTATTATCCGGTTATTTGGTGCTAGGGACTACCAACGTTTATCCTCCAATAGAAACAAGTTTTGAGAATGTCTATGTTGGTAGGGTTCCTGACATGAATGACTTGATAATTCCATGGCAAACGGTAATTACTAGCCCTGAAGAAGATAGGTTTTTAACTCCAAATGATTCATATTACTTTCTTGTGCAAAATTTACTAGATAGCCTTTCTTTTGAAGGATATAGAATAAATTGGGTTATGGATAAATTGGAATTAGAAGAATTAAATAAAGAGGGTGTTTTTTTAAATTATGGCCATGGGGAAGACAGAGTAGACATTAACTTAGCGTCTAATTCACTGGACACAGATTTTTTACCTTATCCAGAAATCCATGCTATACATTTTAATGCCGAGGATAACCGAGTAACTGTTTTTAATTATGAGTTAAATACTATGTGGAGTCAAAGGGCTAGCTTTGATGTAAGTTATATAGAGCAGTTAGTTGATGAAAGTATACGGCAAGATACAACTGTAGGCTCTCCATTGCCTTTGGACAGAGCTGATGGAATTGTATTTGTGCCTACAGAACGCCAAGAAATGTTAGAGCTGAGAGTTTCAACTAAAGAAACCGATTCATATGCTTTAAAAAAGTCCTTCTTTCCGACCTTAACAGCCAGAGAAATACAAGAAAAAGATGGAAGCACAATAATTACTGATGGCATATCGGGCTTAAGAATTTATCCTGATAATGTGTATGAATATACCTCTGCCAAAGAAGTGGCGGGGCCTGTATACCTACCCGCTGATCAAAATTTAGAAAACGCTGTGGATTTTGTAGCCAAACATGGTGGCTGGCCTTCAAGAAACAGTTTTTTACGGAGAGTAAATAAAATAGACCCATATTATTCACAAGTTAGTTTTGAATTTTCTTATTATGAATATGGTTATCCTATTGTAGCTGAGCAATCAAGTATAGAGATAACTTTACAAGGTGGAGAAGTAACTCGGTACTACAGAAATACTGTAAGCCCTATAAACCTGAAATTTGACTCTGTTAATCGAAATATTATTAACTATTTATTTGCTTTAAACATTGCTGAAAAAGAAGAAATAGGAAAGGTTAGAAAGATGTATCTGGCTTATTATCTAGAAAGTGAAAATAATGATGCTTTAGAGCCAGTTTGGGTAATAAAAGGACAAAATAAAAATATATATATACAAGGTTATACCGGTGACATAATTGAGGTCGCTCCTGCTCAAGGAGGTGATCATTAA